A DNA window from Synchiropus splendidus isolate RoL2022-P1 chromosome 2, RoL_Sspl_1.0, whole genome shotgun sequence contains the following coding sequences:
- the LOC128754922 gene encoding serine protease inhibitor Kazal-type 1-like, whose product MTGRAVLLLLLLACGATAAPVGQLSCPNTGEAMMCPMVWTPLCGSDGRTYSNECMLCAERQRTGMDIQVARQGTCIVKAQHLTSHKSVSAW is encoded by the exons ATGACTGGAAGAGCCGTCTTGTTGCTCCTGCTGCTCGCCTGCGGGGCCACAG CTGCGCCAGTGGGacag CTGTCTTGCCCCAACACAGGTGAGGCCATGATGTGCCCCATGGTGTGGACTCCCCTCTGCGGCAGCGATGGAAGGACCTATTCCAACGAGTGCATGTTGTGCGCCGAAAGACA GCGGACGGGGATGGACATACAAGTGGCCAGACAGGGAACCTGCATCGTCAAAGCGCAGCATCTCACGTCTCACAAGTCTGTTTCCGCCTGGTGA
- the LOC128754921 gene encoding stimulated by retinoic acid gene 6 protein-like, translated as MDQRDENDMVVEDCQNGVYLDLFLHVSLVPAVLITVVLSSLQRRANIQTIDHKLPFLRGRFAIVIPLDTIGSLSNRWSYGFAYGVVSYSVLLLFSETYVPFPVPKWAKALVYLIGALEVGMVNFPFFACLSTPFRTVGAVLGILYSMSWIIVTVWDTFTCPDEKILGNRKIIVQWPCILSLVFLLGRFFYMLIKGVRIQLELEPPDSDEMVDKHQLKHVKRLLRKTSDDKGHLSWFQRKVYEWDPHFKFPNRIIGTAIVSVIGLYAMTLADYSVSSLVFGQADRWKDTLKHLVTSCNQTQAIGLVPELEEFIDVARKTWLATTVFASLNSLVYILHVLACYRKHLKRLWKGEKSFIPDKLHTAKSATNLTSIARYSGWQVAFTMWGYLIVHFVHFLVVLLFVYVFVIPIKHGRAVSMLKSLGTVILTIGLVIGTFILQMVLVQIFFLREKLSPTDKYKPLAIDNKKAFDCFNYFFFFYNVVMGFSTCILRLIFSVMVGTWLISRIDRTIMQRGYERMDAGYRTWIGMIIADHYHNNPTMVCFCQLLISNTLEKQTTRSYVTFDSTAADGSVNSRAKRRWALFYTLLRNPHLILHRKHHLSSAALNLPAAQMDTAVRAWVMTSQLQVQQSVLLPEIIVMQDDDC; from the exons ATGGATCAAAGGGATGAAAA TGACATGGTCGTCGAGGATTGCCAGAATGGAGTTTACCTTGACCTCTTTCTGCATGTGTCGCTCGTCCCCGCA GTGCTGATAACAGTCGTGCTCTCGTCCCTGCAAAGGCGAGCAAACATTCAAACCATTGATCACAAGCTTCCTTTCCTCAGAGGACGTTTCGCTATCGTGAT ACCTTTAGACACGATTGGCAGCCTCAGTAACCGCTGGTCCTATGGGTTCGCCTACGGTGTTGTCTCCTACAGCGTCCTGCTGCTTTTCTCAGAGACATATGTCCCTTTCCCGGTTCCAAAGTGGGCCAAAG CTCTGGTGTATCTTATCGGAGCTTTGGAGGTCGGCATGGTGAACTTCCCTTTCTTTGCGTGTTTGTCAACACCTTTTCGGACAGTCGGTGCGGTGCTGGGGATACTGTACTCTATGTCATG GATCATCGTCACTGTTTGGGACACTTTCACCTGTCCAGATGAGAAG ATTTTGGGGAACCGTAAAATCATCGTCCAGTGGCCCTGCATCCTGTCCCTGGTCTTTCTTCTGGGAAGATTCTTCTACATGCTCATCAAAGGAGTTCGTATACAGCTAGAGCTGGAACCACCC GACTCTGATGAGATGGTGGACAAGCACCAGCTGAAACATGTGAAGAGACTATTGAGGAAAACATCGGATGACAA AGGGCATCTCAGCTGGTTCCAAAGAAAAGTGTATGAGTGGGATCCGCACTTCAAGTTCCCCAACCGGATCATCGGCACGGCCATCGTTTCCGTCATCGGCCTTTACGCG ATGACTCTGGCTGACTACAGTGTGAGCAGTCTGGTGTTTGGTCAAGCAGACAGGTGGAAGGACACGCTCAAGCATCTGGTTACGTCGTGCAACCAGACTCAAGCTATTGGCCTGGTGCCGGAATTGGAAGAATTCATCGACGTGGCCCGCA AGACCTGGCTTGCTACCACTGTCTTTGCAAGTCTCAATTCCTTGGTTTACATCTTGCATGTGCTGGCCTGCTACCG GAAACACTTAAAGAGACTGTGGAAAGGAGAAAAGAGCTTCATTCCAGACAAACTACACACTGCTAAATCTGCCACCAACCTT ACTTCCATTGCGCGCTACTCTGGATGGCAAGTTGCATTCACAATGTGGG GTTACCTCATCGTCCATTTTGTCCACTTCCTCGTCGTCCTGTtgtttgtgtatgtttttgtcATACCCATAAAGCACGGAAGGGCGGTCAGCATGCTCAAGAGTCTTGGCACGGTGAT CCTGACCATCGGTTTGGTGATCGGCACCTTCATTCTCCAGATGGTTCTGGTGCAGATTTTCTTTCTCCGGGAAAAACTGTCTCCCACTGATAAGTACAAACCTCTGGCTATTGACAACAA GAAAGCATTTGACTGCTTCAattactttttcttcttctacaaTGTGGTGATGGGCTTCAGCACCTGCATCTTGAGGCTGATTTTCAGTGTCATGGTGGGAACGTGGCTGATCTCTCGTATAGACCGCACCATCATGCAGAGAGGGTACGAGAGAATGGATGCAG GCTACAGGACCTGGATTGGGATGATCATTGCGGATCACTATCATAACAACCCAACGATGGTGTGCTTCTGTCAGCTGCTGATCTCAAACACTCTGGAGAAGCAAACAACACGCTCATATGTCACTTTTGACAGCACAGCAGCTG ATGGCTCAGTGAACAGTCGGGCCAAAAGACGCTGGGCTTTGTTCTACACCTTGCTGAGGAACCCTCACCTGATCCTTCATAGGAAGCACCATCTTTCCTCTGCAGCGCTGAATCTGCCTGCCGCTCAGATGGATACGGCAGTGCGGGCTTGGGTCATGACCTCACAGTTACAGGTCCAACAGTCAGTACTGCTGCCGGAAATCATCGTCATGCAGGACGATGATTGTTAG